The following proteins are encoded in a genomic region of Mycolicibacterium rutilum:
- a CDS encoding pyridoxal phosphate-dependent aminotransferase, protein MALPAGLGAVGALPTATDPTALSLNENPFPPLPSVQTALSASIEAANRYPEYLPERLRSLIAGRIGVADDQIVIGVGATGVIMQVLHAVTDPGETMVMAAPTFDGYPIFAQMARLRSVTVALDAHGHHDLEAMAAAAAGARVVVVCRPHNPTGTVEPAADIDWFLSQVPPQTVVLLDEAYAEFLPPDSRLDTMSLIARYPNLVVIRTFSKAYGLAGLRIGYGFCAPALARRLWTMQLPFGVAITALVAVAASFDAEAELQQRIRMIAGERRYLQRRLRAAGVYSADSHANFVYLPGDWRGVFDASGLRVRHYAGGGVRITVGDRGSTRAVLAAVAPPTANPRTPPEDAV, encoded by the coding sequence ATGGCGCTACCGGCCGGACTCGGCGCGGTCGGCGCGCTGCCCACCGCGACGGACCCAACGGCGTTGTCGCTCAACGAGAATCCGTTCCCGCCGCTGCCGTCGGTGCAGACCGCGTTGAGCGCGTCGATCGAAGCGGCCAACCGGTATCCCGAGTACCTGCCCGAGCGGCTGCGCTCGTTGATCGCCGGCCGCATCGGGGTGGCCGACGATCAGATCGTCATCGGCGTCGGCGCGACCGGGGTGATCATGCAGGTACTGCACGCGGTGACCGACCCGGGCGAGACGATGGTGATGGCGGCGCCGACGTTCGACGGGTATCCGATCTTCGCGCAGATGGCCCGGCTGCGGTCGGTCACCGTCGCCCTCGACGCGCACGGCCATCACGACCTCGAGGCCATGGCGGCCGCGGCGGCCGGCGCGCGGGTGGTGGTGGTGTGCCGGCCGCACAACCCGACCGGCACGGTCGAGCCCGCCGCCGACATCGACTGGTTCCTGTCGCAGGTGCCGCCGCAGACGGTGGTGCTGCTCGACGAGGCCTACGCCGAGTTCCTGCCGCCCGATTCCCGTCTCGACACCATGTCCCTGATCGCGCGGTATCCGAATCTCGTTGTGATCCGGACGTTCTCCAAGGCGTACGGGTTGGCCGGCCTGCGCATCGGTTACGGGTTCTGCGCGCCCGCGCTGGCGCGTCGGCTGTGGACGATGCAGCTGCCGTTCGGGGTGGCGATCACCGCCCTGGTCGCCGTGGCGGCGTCGTTCGACGCGGAAGCCGAACTGCAGCAACGGATCCGGATGATCGCCGGTGAGCGCCGATACCTGCAGAGGCGGTTGCGGGCGGCCGGCGTGTACAGCGCCGACAGCCACGCGAATTTCGTCTACCTTCCCGGCGACTGGCGCGGAGTGTTCGACGCGAGCGGTCTGCGGGTGCGCCACTACGCCGGCGGTGGCGTGCGGATCACCGTCGGCGACCGCGGGTCCACCCGCGCGGTGCTGGCGGCGGTGGCGCCGCCGACCGCAAATCCGCGGACGCCGCCGGAGGATGCGGTATGA
- a CDS encoding 3-oxoacyl-ACP synthase III family protein codes for MTVSLLDVSTYLPGEPIGADYYAQFAESDELRDSVMFRAPKWRHHVAQDETAVDMIERAAAGLIERHGHDAITGADVLITHTQMPDMPFYGGGGAMAHRLGMKPAWVFDLHNGGCAAFVLGLQLAQQLLATGAGRTAVIAVAQNAAGQVFDQPGVRRKAQAAVPGDGAAVGLVAVSDRSPILAVECRTYGEYAGDMTIAADPPRKWWQPGPGEGYIGFTDSKITKVLARGNRQVPEVSYAVCDRIGVKPADLDLFVSNQPNRVFLRNWREALELPAERHVDTFDECGNLFGAGIPINLDRAVTDGKLGAGDVVLMAAFAHAGDFAGAAAVRWGGRD; via the coding sequence ATGACCGTCAGCCTGCTCGACGTCTCCACCTATCTGCCCGGCGAACCGATCGGCGCCGACTACTACGCGCAGTTCGCCGAGTCCGACGAGCTGCGCGACAGCGTGATGTTCCGGGCGCCGAAGTGGCGCCATCACGTCGCGCAGGACGAGACCGCGGTCGACATGATCGAACGCGCCGCGGCCGGGTTGATCGAGCGCCACGGCCACGACGCGATCACCGGCGCCGACGTGCTGATCACCCACACCCAGATGCCTGACATGCCGTTCTACGGCGGCGGCGGCGCCATGGCCCACCGGCTCGGCATGAAACCGGCGTGGGTGTTCGACCTGCACAACGGCGGCTGCGCGGCGTTCGTCCTGGGCCTGCAGTTGGCGCAGCAGCTGCTGGCCACCGGTGCCGGGCGCACCGCGGTCATCGCCGTCGCGCAGAACGCCGCCGGCCAGGTGTTCGACCAACCGGGGGTGCGGCGCAAAGCCCAGGCGGCGGTGCCCGGCGACGGGGCGGCCGTCGGCCTGGTGGCGGTGTCGGACCGCTCGCCGATCCTGGCCGTCGAATGCCGCACCTACGGCGAATACGCCGGCGACATGACGATCGCCGCCGACCCGCCGCGCAAGTGGTGGCAGCCGGGTCCGGGGGAGGGCTACATCGGCTTCACCGACAGCAAGATCACCAAGGTGCTGGCGCGCGGCAATCGACAGGTCCCCGAGGTGTCGTATGCGGTGTGCGACAGGATCGGCGTCAAGCCCGCCGATCTGGATCTGTTCGTCTCCAACCAGCCCAACCGGGTGTTCCTGCGGAACTGGCGCGAGGCGCTCGAACTGCCCGCCGAACGGCACGTCGACACGTTCGACGAGTGCGGCAACCTGTTCGGCGCGGGCATCCCGATCAACCTCGACCGGGCGGTCACCGACGGCAAACTCGGCGCGGGTGATGTGGTGTTGATGGCGGCGTTCGCGCACGCCGGCGACTTCGCAGGCGCCGCGGCGGTGCGGTGGGGCGGCCGGGACTGA
- a CDS encoding SRPBCC family protein has product MTLPALDDITAHRGSPEPLDGLIRIETSPRERATPLIMEMMRSVYPHDEVFGEYCTVNSHIDCPPDDLFDYLADTRCLEEWTYSLRGFAPTEEPGLWSAYDRLGSETRIFTRTVANRQARTVDYHCAWDQGAHLWMIYLMRIVDAQVVFDRPGSVVLWTNCHHPFYDHNPYPQTAPPQRPVWVGDFWDMFGAGHLLELRNLKAIAEYRHRNGLSVTPDWMR; this is encoded by the coding sequence ATGACACTGCCCGCGCTTGACGACATCACCGCCCACCGCGGCTCACCCGAACCGCTCGACGGGTTGATCCGCATCGAGACGTCACCGCGGGAACGGGCAACCCCGCTCATCATGGAGATGATGCGGTCGGTCTACCCGCACGACGAGGTGTTCGGCGAGTACTGCACGGTTAACAGCCACATCGACTGTCCGCCCGACGACCTGTTCGACTACCTCGCCGACACCCGATGTTTGGAGGAGTGGACCTACAGCCTGCGCGGCTTCGCTCCGACCGAAGAGCCCGGGCTGTGGTCGGCGTACGACCGGTTGGGTTCGGAGACAAGGATCTTCACCCGCACCGTGGCGAACCGGCAGGCCAGGACCGTGGACTACCACTGCGCGTGGGATCAGGGCGCCCACCTGTGGATGATCTACCTGATGCGCATCGTCGACGCGCAGGTGGTGTTCGACCGGCCCGGTTCGGTGGTGCTGTGGACGAACTGCCACCATCCGTTCTACGACCACAACCCCTACCCGCAGACCGCTCCGCCGCAGCGTCCGGTGTGGGTGGGCGATTTCTGGGACATGTTCGGCGCCGGACACCTGTTGGAGCTGCGCAACCTCAAGGCCATCGCGGAATACCGTCACCGCAACGGTCTTTCGGTCACCCCGGATTGGATGAGGTGA
- a CDS encoding thiamine pyrophosphate-binding protein — protein sequence MRVVDHIVEYLAAIGVGHIFGVDGANIEDLYDAAVFRADITAVLAKHEFSAATMADGYSRGGAGFGVLAATSGGGCLNTVPGLGEALASRVPVLALIGQPPTALDGRGAFQDTSGRNGALDATALFASVSVFCRRVTTPVDIVSALPAAVAAARELRGPAVLLLPKDVQQGAVPVNGFGGDASTGARSADPHPIARALRSAAGPVTIIAGEQVARDDARRELECLRALLRARVATVPDAKDVAGTPGRGSSSALGVTGVMGHPGVAAAVADSAVCLLVGTRMSVTARAGLDDALAAVPVLSLGCAPPYPRCTHVHSDDLRVSLTTLIAALSGEGRPARLRVPEALPRTELPTPPHSGVGVRYRDAMVALDELLPGSVDVVVDAGNIGAAAIHHLPARRDGRFVVALGMGGMGYSFGAAIGMAFARCNRTVVIAGDGSFYMHGMEIHTAWQYRLPITFCLFDNHAHAMCVTREQVFYGDRYSYNRFGASHLGAGLRAMFPGLPATDVDDVDGLRAALSAALDTDGPAVISVDCSADEIPPFAAFLGTPFTAKEHPGHDTARA from the coding sequence ATGCGGGTCGTCGATCACATCGTCGAATACCTGGCGGCGATCGGCGTCGGGCACATCTTCGGTGTGGACGGCGCCAACATCGAGGACCTCTACGACGCCGCGGTCTTCCGCGCCGACATCACCGCCGTGCTCGCCAAGCATGAGTTCTCCGCGGCCACCATGGCCGACGGCTACAGCCGCGGCGGCGCCGGGTTCGGTGTGCTCGCCGCGACGTCGGGCGGCGGGTGCCTGAACACCGTGCCGGGACTTGGGGAGGCGCTGGCCAGCCGGGTGCCGGTGCTGGCGCTGATCGGGCAGCCGCCGACGGCCCTCGACGGGCGGGGCGCGTTCCAGGACACCAGCGGCCGCAACGGCGCGCTGGACGCGACGGCGTTGTTCGCGTCGGTGTCGGTGTTCTGCCGACGGGTGACGACGCCGGTCGACATCGTCTCCGCGCTGCCCGCCGCCGTCGCAGCGGCCCGCGAGTTGCGCGGCCCGGCGGTGCTGTTGCTCCCGAAAGATGTTCAGCAGGGCGCAGTTCCGGTCAACGGCTTCGGTGGCGATGCGAGTACCGGCGCCCGGTCCGCCGACCCGCACCCGATCGCCCGGGCGCTGCGCAGCGCCGCGGGCCCGGTCACGATCATCGCCGGTGAGCAGGTGGCGCGCGACGACGCCCGACGTGAACTCGAATGTCTGCGGGCCTTGCTGCGGGCCCGGGTGGCCACGGTGCCGGACGCCAAGGATGTGGCCGGCACGCCCGGGCGCGGGTCGTCGTCGGCGCTGGGCGTCACCGGCGTGATGGGCCATCCCGGGGTCGCGGCGGCCGTCGCGGACAGCGCGGTGTGCCTGCTCGTCGGCACGCGGATGAGCGTCACGGCGCGCGCCGGTCTCGACGATGCGTTGGCGGCGGTGCCGGTCCTGTCCCTCGGGTGTGCGCCGCCGTACCCGCGATGCACCCATGTGCACAGCGACGATCTGCGCGTCTCGCTGACGACGCTGATCGCCGCGCTCTCAGGGGAGGGCCGGCCCGCCCGGCTGCGGGTGCCGGAGGCGTTGCCGCGCACCGAATTACCGACGCCGCCGCACTCGGGCGTCGGGGTGCGCTACCGCGACGCGATGGTGGCGCTGGACGAGCTGCTGCCCGGCAGCGTCGACGTCGTCGTCGACGCGGGCAACATCGGCGCCGCGGCCATCCACCATCTCCCGGCGCGCCGCGACGGGCGGTTCGTCGTCGCGCTCGGCATGGGCGGCATGGGCTACAGCTTCGGCGCCGCGATCGGCATGGCGTTCGCGCGGTGCAACCGCACCGTCGTCATCGCCGGCGACGGCAGCTTCTACATGCACGGCATGGAGATCCACACTGCGTGGCAATACCGGCTGCCGATCACGTTCTGCCTCTTCGACAATCACGCGCACGCGATGTGCGTGACCCGGGAACAGGTGTTCTACGGCGACCGGTACAGCTACAACCGGTTCGGCGCGAGCCACCTCGGGGCGGGGCTGCGCGCGATGTTCCCGGGCCTGCCCGCCACCGACGTCGACGACGTCGACGGGCTGCGCGCCGCGCTGTCGGCGGCGCTCGACACGGACGGGCCCGCGGTGATCAGCGTCGACTGTTCGGCCGACGAAATCCCGCCGTTCGCAGCATTTCTCGGCACACCATTTACCGCAAAGGAGCACCCCGGTCATGACACTGCCCGCGCTTGA
- a CDS encoding anti-sigma factor family protein has protein sequence MTDSYVTWDAAYVLGSLSSEERRAYEAHLKTCASCRAAVAELSGIPALLGKIGPDAFTDLDPAHAEPPAELLDTLLDKVRARRRRTRWLATAAVGAAAAVLAVGLVLVIRPDAFGLGSDAPPQASGQQLEMNKVSETPINATVSMTGYGWGTRIDMACSYGDWGQSGGDPQNLAMVVVGHDGSRNQVATWLGLSGATALPSANTPLQMHEIAAVQLVSPDSGKVLLERPV, from the coding sequence GTGACCGACTCCTACGTCACCTGGGACGCCGCCTACGTGCTGGGTTCGCTGAGCAGCGAGGAACGCCGCGCCTACGAGGCGCATCTGAAGACCTGCGCGAGCTGCCGGGCCGCGGTCGCCGAGCTGAGCGGAATTCCCGCGCTGCTGGGCAAGATCGGGCCCGACGCGTTCACCGACCTGGACCCCGCGCACGCCGAACCGCCCGCCGAACTCCTCGACACGCTGCTGGACAAGGTGCGCGCCCGGCGCCGGCGCACCCGCTGGCTCGCGACGGCCGCGGTGGGCGCGGCGGCCGCGGTGCTCGCCGTCGGCCTGGTTCTGGTGATCCGCCCGGACGCGTTCGGGCTGGGCAGCGATGCGCCGCCGCAGGCGTCCGGCCAGCAGCTGGAGATGAACAAGGTGTCCGAGACGCCGATCAACGCCACGGTCTCGATGACCGGCTACGGCTGGGGCACCCGCATCGACATGGCGTGCTCGTACGGGGACTGGGGCCAGAGCGGTGGCGACCCGCAGAACCTGGCCATGGTGGTGGTCGGCCACGACGGCAGCCGCAATCAGGTCGCCACCTGGCTGGGGCTGTCCGGGGCGACCGCGCTGCCCAGCGCCAACACCCCGCTGCAGATGCACGAAATCGCCGCCGTGCAACTGGTTTCGCCCGACTCGGGCAAGGTGCTGCTGGAACGTCCGGTGTAA
- a CDS encoding sigma-70 family RNA polymerase sigma factor — translation MDDPEATVMRVLYAEHAAAIWRYAVRLTGDRARAEDVVQETLLRAWRHPEVTADSSRSARAWLFTVARNLIIDERRSARFRSESGTADMEAEADWAGPDEVESALDRILLGEAIRELSDEHRAVISRAYYQGWSTAQIAADLHIAEGTVKSRLHYGVRALKLKLQEMGVTR, via the coding sequence TTGGACGACCCCGAGGCAACCGTGATGCGCGTGCTCTATGCGGAGCACGCCGCTGCCATCTGGCGGTATGCGGTCCGGCTGACGGGTGATCGAGCCCGGGCGGAGGATGTGGTGCAGGAGACGCTACTGCGCGCATGGCGGCATCCCGAGGTGACCGCGGACAGCTCGCGATCGGCGCGGGCCTGGCTGTTCACCGTGGCCCGCAACCTGATCATCGATGAGCGGCGCAGCGCCCGGTTCCGCAGCGAGTCCGGCACCGCGGACATGGAGGCCGAAGCGGATTGGGCCGGCCCCGATGAGGTGGAGTCTGCCTTGGACCGGATCTTGCTCGGCGAAGCCATCAGAGAACTGTCCGACGAGCACCGCGCGGTGATCAGCCGGGCCTACTACCAGGGCTGGTCGACGGCGCAGATCGCCGCCGACCTGCACATCGCCGAGGGCACCGTGAAATCGCGGCTGCACTACGGGGTCCGGGCGCTCAAGCTCAAACTGCAAGAAATGGGGGTGACGCGGTGA
- a CDS encoding MarR family winged helix-turn-helix transcriptional regulator — translation METDVTKTPVEELTAFEVAARDLVGLALRSVDRVDVSLPQFRLLAVLAQRGRSTSTECAKALGVVGSTVTRLADRLHAAGYLVRGADPSNRSVVTLELTAPGRKLVRQVTAYRRRELARVLDEIDPAERAACAAVLLTMHERFTGGDAEGRRSMPF, via the coding sequence ATGGAAACTGACGTGACCAAGACTCCCGTCGAGGAGCTGACGGCCTTCGAGGTGGCAGCGCGAGACCTGGTCGGGCTGGCGCTGCGCAGCGTGGACCGCGTCGACGTGTCGTTGCCCCAGTTCCGGTTGCTGGCCGTGCTCGCGCAGCGGGGCCGCTCGACGTCCACCGAATGCGCGAAGGCACTCGGTGTCGTCGGTTCGACCGTGACACGGCTGGCTGACCGGCTGCACGCCGCGGGATACCTGGTCCGGGGTGCGGATCCGTCGAATCGCAGCGTGGTCACGCTCGAGCTGACCGCGCCGGGCCGCAAGCTGGTCCGGCAGGTCACCGCGTATCGGCGGCGGGAACTGGCCCGCGTGCTCGACGAGATCGACCCCGCCGAGCGCGCGGCGTGCGCGGCCGTGCTGCTGACGATGCACGAACGGTTCACCGGCGGCGACGCCGAAGGACGCCGCTCGATGCCCTTCTGA
- a CDS encoding Fur family transcriptional regulator, with protein MPATQWRDALRSAGLRVTQPRIAVLAEVHSHPHAGVDEIAAAARRRIGKLSTQAVYDVLYALTGAGLVRRVEPAGSPARFELQNGDNHHHVVCRRCGAIDDVDCAAGRAPCLHAGTDTGYLIDEAEVTFWGVCPGCQHERPTN; from the coding sequence ATGCCGGCGACCCAGTGGCGCGACGCACTGCGCTCGGCCGGCCTGCGGGTGACCCAGCCGCGGATAGCGGTTCTCGCCGAGGTGCACAGCCATCCCCACGCAGGCGTCGACGAGATCGCCGCGGCCGCCCGACGACGCATCGGGAAGCTGTCGACGCAGGCGGTTTACGACGTGCTCTACGCACTGACCGGCGCGGGCCTGGTGCGCCGCGTCGAACCGGCAGGCTCCCCCGCCCGCTTCGAACTGCAGAACGGGGACAACCACCACCATGTCGTGTGCCGGCGCTGCGGGGCGATCGACGACGTCGACTGCGCAGCCGGGCGGGCACCGTGCCTGCACGCCGGCACCGACACCGGCTACCTGATCGACGAGGCCGAAGTGACGTTCTGGGGCGTCTGCCCCGGCTGTCAGCACGAACGACCAACCAACTGA
- a CDS encoding catalase, whose amino-acid sequence MTASKFGSTTGTGAPAASDRNTLSVGPNGALLLHDVHFLEQMAHFNRERVPERNPHAKGSGAFGVFTATEDVSQFTKAALFQKGAKTDLLVRFSTVAGEQGSPDTWRDVRGYAMKFYTSEGNYDLVGNNTPIFFVRDPMKFPHFIRSQKRLPDSGLRSAQMQWDFWTQNPESAHQVTYLMGERGLPRTWRHMNGYGSHTYMWVNAAGEKFWVKYHFHTDQGLEFLTNDEAAALAGEDADFHRKDLFDAIARGEYPSWRLSVQVMPYADAADYRFNPFDLTKVWPHADYPLIPVGTYTLNRNPENFFAQIEQAAFSPGNTVPGIGLSPDKMLLGRAFAYNDAQRNRIGTNFHQLPVNQPQNGVPVNTYMFDGQMAYHHSGSAPVYAPNSGGRPWSDTTGPVEDGWQADGELLRAAYALHAEDDDFGQPGTLVRTVWNDEQRGAAVDTIAGSLSGVSGEVLDRALEYWRNVDDDLGARIEKVVRQDTAPEPVQGMGEG is encoded by the coding sequence ATGACCGCTTCGAAATTCGGTTCCACCACCGGTACGGGCGCACCCGCCGCCAGCGACCGCAACACGCTCAGCGTCGGGCCCAACGGCGCCCTGCTGCTGCACGACGTGCACTTCCTCGAGCAGATGGCGCACTTCAACCGCGAGCGGGTCCCTGAACGCAACCCGCACGCCAAGGGCTCCGGCGCGTTCGGCGTGTTCACCGCCACCGAGGACGTTTCCCAGTTCACCAAGGCCGCACTGTTCCAGAAGGGCGCCAAAACCGATCTGCTGGTGAGGTTTTCGACTGTGGCCGGTGAGCAGGGCAGCCCCGACACCTGGCGCGACGTGCGGGGTTATGCGATGAAGTTCTACACCTCCGAGGGCAACTACGACCTCGTCGGCAACAACACGCCGATCTTCTTCGTGCGCGACCCGATGAAGTTCCCGCACTTCATCCGCAGCCAGAAGCGCCTGCCCGACTCCGGTCTGCGCTCGGCGCAGATGCAGTGGGACTTCTGGACGCAGAACCCGGAATCGGCGCATCAGGTCACCTATCTGATGGGTGAGCGGGGGCTGCCGCGCACCTGGCGACACATGAACGGGTACGGCTCACACACCTACATGTGGGTGAACGCGGCCGGCGAGAAGTTCTGGGTGAAGTACCACTTTCACACCGACCAGGGCCTGGAGTTCCTGACCAACGACGAGGCCGCCGCGCTGGCCGGCGAGGACGCCGACTTCCACCGCAAGGACCTGTTCGACGCGATCGCCCGCGGCGAGTACCCGAGCTGGCGGCTCTCGGTACAGGTGATGCCGTACGCCGACGCCGCCGACTACCGGTTCAACCCGTTTGACCTGACCAAGGTGTGGCCGCACGCGGACTACCCGCTGATCCCGGTCGGCACCTACACGCTCAACCGCAACCCGGAGAATTTCTTCGCCCAGATCGAACAGGCCGCGTTCTCGCCGGGCAACACCGTGCCGGGCATTGGGCTGTCACCGGACAAGATGCTGCTCGGCCGGGCGTTCGCCTACAACGACGCCCAGCGCAACCGGATCGGCACCAACTTCCACCAACTCCCGGTGAACCAACCGCAGAACGGCGTGCCGGTGAACACTTACATGTTCGACGGCCAGATGGCCTATCACCATTCCGGGTCCGCGCCGGTCTACGCGCCCAACAGCGGCGGGCGGCCGTGGTCGGACACCACCGGACCGGTCGAGGACGGTTGGCAGGCCGACGGCGAGCTGCTGCGCGCTGCGTACGCCCTGCACGCCGAGGACGACGACTTCGGTCAGCCCGGCACGCTGGTGCGCACGGTGTGGAACGACGAACAACGCGGCGCGGCCGTCGACACGATCGCCGGCAGCCTCAGCGGGGTGAGCGGTGAGGTGCTCGACCGGGCTCTCGAGTACTGGCGCAACGTCGACGACGACCTCGGCGCCCGCATCGAGAAGGTGGTCCGCCAGGACACGGCACCCGAACCCGTCCAGGGCATGGGCGAGGGATGA
- the map gene encoding type I methionyl aminopeptidase produces the protein MIGLPGLRGRKVVPQRTAGELDAMAVAGALVASALAAVRQAATPGVSTLALDEIAESVIRDGGGVPSFLGYHGYPASICSSVNDRVVHGIPSATEVLAAGDLVSIDCGAIVDGWHGDSAITFGVGQLIPVDEALSAATRQAMEAGAAAMVPGNRLTDVSHAIETATRAAERQFDRKFGIVDGYGGHGIGRQMHMDPFLPNEGAPGRGPYLEVGSVLAIEPMLTLGTTKTVVLEDEWTVVTADGSRAAHWEHTVAVTEDGPRILTR, from the coding sequence ATGATCGGTCTGCCCGGTCTGCGTGGTCGCAAGGTGGTGCCGCAGCGCACCGCCGGTGAGCTCGACGCGATGGCGGTCGCGGGTGCGCTGGTGGCGTCCGCACTGGCCGCGGTGCGCCAGGCCGCGACGCCCGGCGTGTCCACCCTGGCCCTCGACGAGATCGCCGAGTCGGTGATCCGCGACGGCGGCGGGGTACCGTCATTCCTCGGCTACCACGGGTACCCCGCCAGCATCTGTTCTTCGGTCAACGACCGTGTGGTGCACGGCATCCCGTCGGCGACGGAGGTGCTGGCCGCCGGTGACCTGGTCTCCATCGACTGCGGCGCGATCGTCGACGGCTGGCACGGCGACTCGGCCATCACCTTCGGCGTGGGACAGCTGATCCCCGTCGACGAGGCGCTGTCGGCGGCGACCAGGCAGGCGATGGAGGCCGGTGCCGCCGCGATGGTCCCGGGCAACCGGCTCACCGACGTCTCGCACGCCATCGAGACCGCTACCCGCGCGGCCGAACGGCAATTCGACCGCAAGTTCGGCATCGTCGACGGCTACGGCGGGCACGGCATCGGCAGGCAGATGCACATGGACCCGTTCCTGCCCAATGAAGGCGCCCCGGGCCGCGGCCCGTATCTGGAGGTCGGTTCGGTACTGGCCATCGAACCGATGCTGACGCTGGGCACCACGAAAACCGTGGTGCTCGAGGACGAGTGGACGGTCGTCACCGCGGACGGGTCACGGGCGGCGCACTGGGAGCACACCGTGGCCGTCACCGAGGACGGGCCGCGGATCCTCACCCGGTAG
- a CDS encoding adenylate kinase, producing MRLVLLGPPGAGKGTQAQKLSEKLGIPQISTGDLFRQNIGDGTPLGVEAKRYLDAGDLVPSELTNKLVEDRIAQADAADGFILDGYPRSVEQAKALDEMLKQHATKLDAVLEFKVSEDELFKRLKARGREDDTEDVIRNRMQVYRDETYPLLEYYSHNNLQQVDAVGTLDEVFARALQALGK from the coding sequence GTGAGACTCGTTCTGCTCGGACCCCCCGGCGCCGGTAAGGGCACACAGGCCCAGAAGCTCTCCGAGAAGCTCGGGATCCCGCAGATCTCCACCGGCGATCTGTTCCGGCAGAACATCGGCGACGGCACCCCGCTCGGGGTGGAGGCCAAGCGCTACCTCGACGCCGGCGACCTGGTGCCCTCCGAGCTGACCAACAAGCTCGTCGAAGACCGTATCGCCCAGGCCGACGCCGCCGACGGCTTCATCCTCGACGGCTACCCCCGCTCGGTAGAGCAGGCCAAGGCCCTCGACGAGATGCTCAAGCAGCACGCCACCAAGCTCGACGCGGTGCTGGAGTTCAAGGTCTCCGAGGATGAGCTGTTCAAGCGGCTCAAGGCCCGCGGCCGTGAGGACGACACCGAAGACGTGATCCGCAACCGGATGCAGGTCTACCGCGACGAGACCTATCCGCTGCTCGAGTACTACAGCCACAACAACCTGCAGCAGGTCGACGCGGTGGGCACCCTGGACGAGGTGTTCGCGCGCGCGCTGCAGGCGCTCGGCAAGTAA